From a region of the Bermanella marisrubri genome:
- a CDS encoding HDOD domain-containing protein, whose translation MANGTRQWVEKLVSTPLPVQKASAKLLTKQIKEQASLADMAHTVARDPALCLHLFRAANRVTQSDDAEVLSLNHVMSTLGMQGIIDIVKKAPKIQTPAKDAFRGAYVQAQISSGLSGFLAEHWGQKCHIGNPERLKWAAILAGAPYWGLWRIGYQKMRQWQWQVWVEGKHHQTVEQQLFGSHLEDIVRIAGRQLGLPNLAQHSLERAELPDTKQWAMLAEDNYREFMDEDASLRHLWRKPETLLSILQRLSQQQELGWWHGRNQMFHIMLAHLSNQPLFKAYQQHHQIAVAYSREFSMVDGFLPAYSLVWSYTPETPFIRRPVDCVQQAQDAVVAKPKKTVPKVEKPRAANVDLIQELVTKFRQQVSDFENIHDILLTTNRALYEGLGMQRVFVCVLNKDGSALRPLYCQGVSKESPIRSLKIVLDKNRLFSKLLNHQSSFKVDKSNYRQAQNMLSSDVVMTLGQKDFMAMSLFANDKPIGVVYADTTGGESPLTEKEYKAFKTICQGASHALGAFARQRSS comes from the coding sequence ATGGCAAATGGAACCCGGCAATGGGTGGAGAAGTTAGTATCAACTCCCCTGCCAGTGCAGAAGGCGTCAGCCAAACTGTTAACCAAACAAATCAAAGAGCAAGCGTCATTGGCGGATATGGCCCATACGGTGGCCCGAGATCCCGCTTTGTGTCTGCATCTGTTCCGCGCGGCCAATCGCGTAACTCAGTCTGATGATGCCGAAGTGTTGAGCTTGAATCATGTCATGTCTACTTTGGGTATGCAGGGCATTATTGATATTGTGAAAAAGGCACCCAAGATTCAAACCCCCGCCAAAGACGCATTTCGTGGAGCCTATGTGCAAGCGCAAATCAGCAGTGGTTTGTCAGGTTTTTTGGCAGAACATTGGGGGCAGAAATGCCATATTGGTAATCCCGAGCGCTTAAAGTGGGCTGCCATATTGGCGGGCGCTCCTTACTGGGGACTATGGCGCATTGGTTATCAGAAAATGCGGCAGTGGCAATGGCAAGTATGGGTAGAGGGCAAGCACCACCAAACCGTAGAGCAACAATTGTTCGGTTCTCATCTGGAGGACATCGTGCGCATAGCGGGTCGCCAATTGGGACTGCCAAATCTGGCTCAACACTCTCTAGAGCGGGCGGAACTGCCGGATACGAAACAGTGGGCCATGTTAGCGGAGGATAATTATCGCGAGTTTATGGATGAAGACGCTTCTCTTCGACATCTTTGGCGTAAGCCAGAAACCTTGCTCTCCATTTTGCAGCGCTTGTCACAACAACAAGAACTGGGCTGGTGGCACGGGCGCAATCAAATGTTTCATATCATGCTTGCCCATCTCAGTAACCAGCCTCTTTTCAAGGCTTATCAACAGCATCATCAAATTGCAGTTGCCTATAGTCGAGAGTTTTCTATGGTCGATGGTTTTTTACCTGCGTATTCGTTGGTTTGGAGTTATACACCTGAGACACCTTTCATTCGACGTCCAGTAGATTGTGTACAGCAGGCTCAGGATGCAGTGGTTGCTAAACCTAAAAAAACGGTGCCCAAGGTAGAAAAACCTCGTGCGGCCAATGTCGACCTGATTCAAGAGTTAGTCACTAAATTTAGGCAACAAGTGAGCGACTTCGAAAACATCCATGATATCTTGTTAACAACTAACCGGGCTTTATATGAAGGTCTGGGTATGCAGCGGGTTTTTGTTTGTGTCTTAAATAAAGATGGTTCGGCGTTGCGTCCGCTTTATTGCCAAGGGGTTAGCAAAGAAAGCCCTATTCGAAGCTTGAAGATCGTCCTAGATAAAAATCGATTATTTTCGAAGCTGCTTAATCATCAAAGCAGCTTTAAAGTTGATAAAAGCAACTATCGACAGGCGCAGAACATGTTGTCTTCTGACGTCGTCATGACACTTGGTCAAAAGGACTTTATGGCCATGAGTTTGTTCGCTAACGACAAGCCCATTGGTGTGGTCTATGCCGATACCACAGGCGGTGAATCCCCTCTTACTGAAAAAGAGTACAAGGCCTTTAAAACCATTTGCCAAGGGGCAAGTCATGCGTTAGGGGCATTCGCTCGGCAGCGATCATCGTAA
- the rsgA gene encoding small ribosomal subunit biogenesis GTPase RsgA, with protein sequence MAKRKLNKRQAWRVKKIQAEREERASKKESQIHHELEGGDLGPEQSGQVISHFGTQVLVENATGERMRCYMRTNLGGLVTGDSVAYRAGNEQGVVVARTDRQSELQRPNMYGELKTVAANINYLVIVIAPEPHAHRNLIDRYLVAAEISGIEPVLCLNKIDLLNDDNREHFAELIKDYSEIGYRFIEVSSKLDNGLAPLSALLKDRISAFVGQSGVGKSSIISQLLPDEDIRVGDLSEQTRKGRHTTTNATLFHFPSGGDLIDSPGIREYGLWHMEPEDILQGFKELQPFAGHCKFRDCKHQAEPGCAIKQAIKDGQISQRRFESYQQIIASLGDVNVRGV encoded by the coding sequence ATGGCAAAGCGCAAGCTCAACAAGCGTCAGGCGTGGCGAGTAAAGAAGATTCAAGCGGAACGTGAAGAACGTGCCAGCAAAAAAGAATCTCAAATACACCACGAGTTAGAAGGCGGAGACCTGGGCCCAGAGCAATCTGGGCAAGTCATCAGCCACTTTGGCACCCAAGTTTTAGTGGAAAACGCCACTGGTGAACGCATGCGTTGCTATATGCGTACCAACCTAGGTGGTTTGGTTACCGGCGATAGCGTCGCCTATCGTGCTGGCAATGAGCAAGGCGTGGTCGTCGCTCGCACAGATCGCCAAAGCGAACTGCAGCGCCCTAATATGTATGGTGAGCTGAAAACCGTTGCCGCCAACATTAACTACCTCGTTATTGTTATCGCCCCCGAACCCCATGCCCACCGCAATCTCATTGATCGCTATCTAGTGGCGGCAGAAATCAGTGGCATCGAACCCGTCTTATGCTTAAACAAGATCGATTTACTCAACGACGACAATCGAGAACATTTTGCAGAGCTGATTAAAGATTACAGTGAAATAGGCTATCGCTTTATTGAAGTCAGCAGCAAACTGGATAATGGTCTGGCACCATTGTCAGCGCTGTTAAAAGATCGCATCAGTGCATTTGTGGGTCAAAGCGGTGTGGGTAAATCCAGTATTATTTCTCAGTTATTGCCCGATGAAGATATTCGTGTTGGCGATCTTAGCGAGCAAACTCGCAAGGGACGTCATACCACTACCAATGCAACACTGTTCCATTTCCCCAGTGGCGGCGATTTAATTGATAGTCCTGGAATTCGAGAATACGGTCTATGGCACATGGAGCCGGAAGATATTTTACAAGGCTTTAAAGAGCTACAGCCGTTTGCGGGACACTGTAAGTTCCGCGACTGCAAACACCAAGCAGAACCGGGTTGCGCCATTAAGCAAGCCATAAAGGATGGACAAATTAGTCAACGTCGCTTTGAAAGCTATCAGCAAATTATAGCCAGTCTCGGCGACGTTAACGTCAGAGGTGTATAG
- the asd gene encoding archaetidylserine decarboxylase (Phosphatidylserine decarboxylase is synthesized as a single chain precursor. Generation of the pyruvoyl active site from a Ser is coupled to cleavage of a Gly-Ser bond between the larger (beta) and smaller (alpha chains). It is an integral membrane protein.), which produces MNKKDLFVLSQYLVPQHSLSRLVGWFASTEINWIKNTFIEKFAAKYDVNMDEALEEDLRAYKSFNDFFTRALKDGARPISDDKIVSPADGAVSQLGEIELGRCFQAKGRDFGVNELLGGDAERAEPFMKGDFATIYLSPKDYHRVHMPCDGVLKETVYVPGDLFSVNPATAEGVDGLFARNERLVCMFETEHGPMAMVLVGAMIVAGIETVWSGQVCPLPKKAQVQKYDGGEIRLKKGDEMGRFKLGSTVILCFPPDTIDFNDEIKAESPLKMGQGIAD; this is translated from the coding sequence GTGAATAAAAAAGATCTATTTGTATTAAGCCAATACTTGGTGCCTCAGCATTCGCTATCCCGTCTTGTGGGATGGTTTGCAAGCACTGAGATTAACTGGATTAAAAATACCTTTATTGAAAAGTTTGCTGCCAAATACGACGTCAATATGGACGAAGCATTGGAAGAAGACTTGCGTGCTTATAAATCCTTTAACGATTTCTTTACGCGCGCATTGAAAGACGGTGCGCGTCCCATTTCTGACGACAAAATTGTTAGCCCAGCAGATGGTGCCGTTAGCCAACTTGGTGAAATTGAGTTGGGCCGTTGCTTTCAGGCGAAAGGTCGTGACTTTGGTGTGAATGAACTACTAGGTGGTGACGCTGAACGTGCCGAACCTTTCATGAAAGGGGATTTCGCCACGATTTATTTATCACCAAAAGATTATCACCGTGTGCATATGCCATGTGATGGCGTATTGAAGGAAACCGTTTACGTACCGGGTGATTTGTTCAGTGTAAACCCTGCCACAGCGGAAGGTGTGGATGGATTATTTGCGCGCAATGAACGCCTTGTGTGTATGTTTGAAACCGAACACGGTCCTATGGCCATGGTTTTGGTGGGCGCCATGATCGTAGCGGGTATCGAAACGGTATGGTCTGGTCAGGTTTGCCCACTACCGAAAAAAGCTCAGGTTCAGAAATACGATGGTGGAGAAATTCGACTGAAGAAAGGTGATGAAATGGGACGCTTTAAGTTAGGTTCAACCGTGATCCTTTGCTTCCCACCGGATACCATTGATTTTAATGACGAGATCAAAGCGGAATCGCCATTGAAAATGGGTCAAGGCATCGCCGATTAA
- the motB gene encoding flagellar motor protein MotB: MDKFDQQQIIIKRVKKGGHGHHGGAWKVALADFAMAMMALFLILWLINSSNQEEIEAVAGYFNDPAAYEDGNKVPSKWVIDLGGSPSVQDNVAVSETVDPTKVLQAEEIESAAEAIERARLESLQSEVMDKINASATLTPYKDQLKVDITREGLRIQIVDKTNRPMFNPGSSRLKYYAEDILYEMAPILQAVPNRISITGHTDSSGSANPWDTGNWELSAGRANAARRALADAGLDSEKIAQVVGMGDKAHFNIEDPTDPVNRRIAIVVLNKRTEQAIQSRAGGYIQEAGAAVKEEERDEAIGRTGTILEELQQRRESENNPYDSPPPDVDEEAFW; this comes from the coding sequence ATGGACAAGTTTGATCAACAACAGATCATCATCAAACGCGTAAAAAAAGGTGGCCATGGCCATCATGGTGGCGCATGGAAGGTAGCGCTTGCTGACTTTGCCATGGCGATGATGGCCCTCTTCCTGATCTTATGGCTAATCAATAGTTCAAACCAAGAAGAAATCGAAGCCGTTGCAGGTTACTTTAATGATCCTGCCGCATATGAAGATGGCAACAAAGTGCCGAGTAAATGGGTCATCGACTTAGGCGGTAGCCCCAGTGTGCAAGACAACGTAGCCGTCAGCGAAACCGTAGATCCCACCAAAGTTTTGCAAGCCGAAGAGATTGAAAGTGCCGCCGAAGCTATTGAGCGAGCACGCTTGGAGTCATTGCAATCCGAGGTCATGGATAAAATCAATGCCAGTGCCACACTCACTCCCTACAAAGATCAGTTAAAAGTGGATATCACGCGGGAAGGCCTACGTATCCAAATCGTGGATAAAACCAATCGCCCTATGTTTAACCCAGGAAGTTCGCGTTTAAAATATTATGCCGAGGACATTCTTTACGAAATGGCGCCTATCTTACAAGCGGTGCCGAATCGAATTTCAATTACAGGCCACACCGACAGCTCAGGTAGCGCCAATCCATGGGATACGGGTAACTGGGAGCTTTCAGCCGGTCGCGCTAACGCAGCTCGTCGAGCTCTTGCCGATGCGGGACTGGACAGTGAAAAAATCGCGCAGGTGGTGGGTATGGGCGATAAGGCGCACTTTAATATCGAAGACCCAACCGATCCGGTGAACCGCCGTATCGCCATTGTTGTATTGAACAAACGCACCGAACAAGCCATTCAGTCTCGTGCCGGTGGGTATATTCAAGAAGCGGGCGCTGCCGTTAAAGAAGAAGAACGCGATGAGGCCATCGGTCGCACAGGAACTATACTAGAGGAACTGCAACAACGTCGCGAAAGTGAGAATAATCCATACGACTCGCCACCACCCGACGTGGACGAAGAAGCATTCTGGTAA
- a CDS encoding LON peptidase substrate-binding domain-containing protein yields MNDEKLVDIALFPIPECAVFPGTVFPLHVFEPRYRTMVKHCLDNNLPLAVCHTEKLLHEHQPEQDIREALQSNQDTYKPYAVFGAGHCKLVDTTTDGRLLINVLIEKRYEWVEEVQTLPFMIAKCRLYKDKPMSENEHEEASQLQDKILHRLMALSGGDPSINDRLASSEWVDMPVEEFSFKLFSVIRMNGDVQQAILEMQSPRDRLKVSLDTLNQIKQSP; encoded by the coding sequence ATGAATGATGAGAAATTAGTCGATATTGCCCTCTTTCCCATACCGGAATGTGCTGTATTTCCAGGCACTGTTTTTCCGTTGCATGTGTTTGAGCCTCGATATCGTACTATGGTCAAACACTGCTTAGACAACAACTTACCCCTTGCTGTTTGTCACACTGAAAAGCTACTGCATGAGCATCAACCGGAGCAAGACATCCGAGAAGCCTTACAAAGCAATCAAGATACCTATAAACCGTATGCCGTTTTTGGTGCAGGTCACTGTAAATTAGTAGATACCACGACAGACGGACGCTTATTGATAAACGTTTTAATTGAAAAGCGTTATGAATGGGTTGAAGAAGTTCAAACATTGCCATTCATGATCGCGAAGTGCCGCTTGTATAAAGACAAGCCCATGAGCGAAAACGAACACGAAGAAGCATCGCAACTGCAAGATAAAATATTACATCGCTTAATGGCATTGAGTGGCGGTGACCCCAGCATAAATGATCGATTAGCCTCATCAGAATGGGTGGATATGCCAGTAGAGGAATTTAGTTTTAAACTGTTCTCTGTGATTCGCATGAATGGCGACGTACAACAAGCCATTTTAGAAATGCAATCGCCGCGTGATCGGCTTAAAGTGTCCCTAGATACATTGAACCAAATCAAGCAATCGCCTTAG
- the rnr gene encoding ribonuclease R, which produces MSKTKKSNKTIKDPFAKREAGKYDNPIVSREAILAHLEKINTPQTHWQMVEEFHLQDDEQIEALRRRLIAMCRDGQLFENRRRQFMPISAAELIQGRIQGHKDGYGFVIPDDGSSDLHLSQKQMRKVFDGDKVNVREVSDNRGKREAIIVEIMQRNTHQIVGRFYMQGEAGYVVPDNRRITQEILVNQQDMKDAQHGQFVVAEILVQPDNRQNPIGRITEVLGDHLAPGMEIDVALRSHEIPHEFNQAVLDQVKAIPDEVEEKDKAQRIDLRDLPLVTIDGEDAKDFDDAVYAKYNPKTKGYTLYVAIADVSHYVGVNTPLDIEAQNRGNSVYFPEFVVPMLPEKLSNGLCSLKPKVDRLCMVCEMTISQKGRLSGYKFYEGILHSHARLTYNLVGKILSEDSENEAAMEEREQLREQYDYIVPQLEDLHGLYKVLRKSRTERGAIDFETTETRIIFNSERKIEDIVPVVRNDAHKLIEECMLIANVATARFLEKQGMPSLYRVHQGPTEQKLANVKQYLNELGIILSGGEKPTPKDYAEVLQQVQDRPDAHLIQTMLLRSMSQAVYQPDNEGHFGLAFPAYTHFTSPIRRYPDLLVHRAIRGLIRSTKDDEALLKHIRRVDGAKPIPQKHIYPYDTTVLLQLGEQCSMTERRADDATRDVADFLKCEYMRSHIGDQFTGVVSSVTNFGLFVELNELFIEGLVHVSNLDSDFYNFDPVRMVLKGERTGKRFHMGDTVEVIVSRVDLDDRKIDFQLVDGSSVKRFKPKKKSSSKSAKGVRKRAVSDSDKKEVIEHSRSKKKALMEEAKQASKKKKPSKRQKLNKKKSAAKKSKKSKKK; this is translated from the coding sequence ATGAGTAAAACAAAAAAGAGCAACAAAACTATCAAAGATCCTTTCGCCAAGCGTGAAGCTGGCAAATATGACAATCCTATCGTGAGCCGTGAGGCGATTTTAGCCCACTTAGAAAAGATCAATACTCCCCAAACCCATTGGCAAATGGTAGAAGAATTCCATCTGCAAGACGATGAACAAATTGAAGCCTTACGTCGTCGACTGATTGCTATGTGTCGTGATGGGCAACTTTTTGAGAACCGTCGTCGTCAGTTTATGCCCATTAGTGCGGCCGAATTAATCCAAGGTCGGATTCAAGGGCATAAAGATGGCTATGGTTTTGTCATACCAGATGACGGCAGTAGTGATCTTCATCTAAGTCAGAAGCAAATGCGTAAAGTGTTTGATGGCGATAAAGTGAATGTGCGCGAAGTGAGTGATAACCGAGGTAAGCGCGAAGCCATCATTGTCGAAATTATGCAGCGTAATACGCATCAAATCGTGGGACGTTTTTACATGCAAGGTGAGGCAGGTTATGTGGTACCTGATAACCGTCGCATTACCCAAGAGATTCTTGTCAATCAGCAGGACATGAAAGATGCGCAGCATGGTCAGTTTGTGGTGGCCGAGATTCTAGTGCAACCTGATAACCGACAGAATCCTATTGGACGAATTACAGAAGTATTAGGTGATCATCTGGCACCAGGTATGGAAATTGATGTAGCCCTTCGTAGCCATGAGATTCCCCATGAGTTTAATCAAGCAGTTTTAGATCAAGTCAAAGCCATTCCTGATGAAGTAGAAGAAAAAGACAAAGCCCAGCGCATCGATTTACGTGACTTGCCGTTAGTGACTATCGATGGTGAAGACGCAAAAGACTTTGATGACGCTGTGTATGCTAAATACAATCCTAAGACTAAGGGTTATACCCTGTACGTGGCGATCGCAGATGTTAGCCATTATGTGGGTGTGAATACACCGTTAGATATAGAAGCACAAAACCGTGGTAATAGTGTTTATTTCCCTGAGTTTGTGGTGCCTATGCTGCCAGAAAAACTCAGTAATGGATTATGCTCTCTAAAACCTAAAGTGGATCGCCTTTGCATGGTTTGTGAAATGACCATCAGCCAAAAAGGTCGCCTAAGTGGTTATAAATTCTATGAAGGCATTTTGCATAGTCATGCTCGCTTAACCTACAACTTAGTAGGCAAGATCCTGAGTGAAGACTCAGAAAACGAAGCAGCTATGGAAGAGCGTGAGCAATTAAGAGAGCAATACGACTATATCGTTCCGCAATTGGAAGACCTACACGGCTTATATAAAGTTTTGCGTAAGTCTCGCACAGAGCGCGGTGCTATTGATTTCGAAACCACTGAAACACGGATTATCTTTAACAGCGAGCGCAAGATTGAAGATATCGTACCGGTAGTACGCAATGACGCCCATAAGTTAATTGAAGAGTGCATGCTGATTGCCAACGTGGCGACAGCGCGCTTTTTAGAAAAACAGGGTATGCCTTCACTGTACCGTGTACACCAAGGTCCTACTGAACAAAAACTGGCAAACGTAAAACAGTATCTAAACGAGCTTGGCATTATCTTAAGTGGTGGTGAGAAGCCCACACCCAAAGACTACGCAGAGGTATTGCAACAGGTGCAGGATCGTCCTGATGCGCACTTAATCCAAACCATGTTACTACGTAGCATGAGCCAAGCAGTGTACCAGCCTGATAACGAAGGCCACTTCGGTTTAGCGTTTCCCGCATATACACATTTTACCTCGCCGATTCGTCGCTATCCTGATTTATTGGTGCATCGTGCTATTCGCGGCTTAATTCGCAGTACAAAAGATGATGAAGCTTTGCTAAAACACATTCGTCGAGTGGATGGCGCTAAACCGATTCCGCAAAAGCACATTTATCCATACGACACCACAGTGTTATTGCAGCTAGGCGAGCAATGCTCAATGACGGAACGCCGCGCAGATGATGCTACCCGTGATGTGGCCGACTTCCTTAAATGTGAATATATGCGCAGTCATATTGGTGATCAATTTACTGGTGTGGTGAGCTCGGTTACCAACTTTGGTTTGTTCGTTGAATTAAATGAGCTTTTCATAGAGGGTCTCGTGCATGTCAGCAACTTAGATAGTGACTTCTATAATTTTGACCCAGTGCGCATGGTGTTGAAAGGCGAACGCACAGGCAAGCGTTTCCACATGGGTGACACAGTGGAAGTGATTGTCAGTCGAGTAGATCTTGATGATCGCAAGATTGATTTTCAGCTGGTGGATGGTAGCAGTGTTAAGCGCTTTAAACCGAAGAAGAAATCATCGAGCAAGTCAGCCAAAGGTGTGCGTAAGCGTGCAGTGTCTGACAGTGATAAGAAAGAGGTGATTGAGCATAGTCGCAGTAAGAAAAAGGCTTTAATGGAAGAAGCTAAGCAAGCTAGCAAAAAGAAAAAACCTAGCAAACGACAAAAGCTCAATAAAAAGAAAAGCGCGGCTAAAAAAAGCAAGAAGTCGAAGAAAAAGTAG
- a CDS encoding sulfurtransferase, with translation MALPLIIEPQDLQAAMQASQKLLIIDLGKAETYQQAHVPGAVHVPPADIQLGTKPAPGKLPPAQQLSLLFSRLGLTPDTHVVVYDDDGGPWAGRMIWVLDSIGHRDYSFLNGGIHAWLAEKMPVESQSAQPQASDYTVGEIDTSVSITKNELLKAIQENQIQIWDARSYQEYTGEKAVSARGGHLPGARSYEFSRALDMNAHMRLRPLDSIKQELMDMGINGEQTIATHCQTHRRSGLTYVICKALGWPVQAYDGSWSEWGNDESTPINTGEQP, from the coding sequence ATGGCATTACCATTGATTATTGAGCCACAGGACTTGCAAGCTGCAATGCAAGCGTCTCAGAAATTGCTCATTATTGATTTAGGCAAAGCCGAAACCTATCAACAGGCTCATGTTCCTGGCGCGGTACACGTACCTCCGGCGGATATTCAGCTAGGTACCAAACCGGCGCCAGGTAAATTACCGCCAGCACAGCAGTTAAGTCTGCTATTCAGCCGCTTAGGTTTGACCCCTGATACACATGTTGTGGTATATGACGATGATGGTGGTCCTTGGGCGGGGCGCATGATTTGGGTATTGGATAGTATTGGTCATCGCGATTACAGCTTTTTGAATGGCGGTATTCACGCTTGGTTGGCAGAAAAGATGCCAGTGGAAAGCCAATCGGCTCAGCCTCAAGCCAGTGATTACACCGTAGGCGAGATTGATACCAGTGTAAGCATTACGAAAAATGAATTGTTGAAGGCGATTCAAGAGAATCAAATTCAGATATGGGATGCCCGTTCTTATCAAGAATATACGGGTGAAAAAGCCGTAAGCGCTCGCGGTGGTCATTTACCCGGAGCCCGTAGTTATGAGTTCAGCCGAGCCTTAGACATGAATGCCCATATGCGCTTGCGCCCTCTAGATAGCATCAAGCAAGAATTGATGGATATGGGGATTAATGGCGAACAAACCATTGCCACCCATTGTCAGACCCATAGACGCTCTGGATTAACCTATGTGATTTGCAAAGCATTGGGTTGGCCGGTGCAGGCCTATGATGGTTCTTGGAGTGAGTGGGGCAACGACGAAAGCACCCCAATTAATACTGGCGAACAGCCGTAA
- the rlmB gene encoding 23S rRNA (guanosine(2251)-2'-O)-methyltransferase RlmB encodes MNDEIVFGIHAVKNLLKRSPERVREIFLQKGRDDERLMDIVQLANKNSINLQAVKKTVLDDRAQGNHQGVIARAKPVQSKDENQLLQQLDSLDEPAFLLVLDSVTDPHNLGACLRTADAAGVHGVIAPKDKAVGLTATVSKVACGAAESVPFYQVTNLARTMKELQERGIWLYGTAGEASESVFKTDLKGPIAIVMGAEGKGLRRLTREACDHLINIPMAGDVSSLNVSVATGVCLFEAVRQRQSS; translated from the coding sequence ATGAATGACGAAATTGTATTTGGTATCCATGCCGTTAAAAATTTGCTAAAGCGCAGTCCAGAAAGGGTTCGCGAAATCTTTTTACAAAAAGGTCGTGACGACGAGCGCTTGATGGATATTGTTCAGTTAGCTAATAAGAACAGTATTAATTTACAAGCGGTTAAAAAGACCGTGCTAGACGATCGTGCCCAAGGCAACCACCAAGGTGTGATAGCGCGAGCAAAGCCTGTTCAATCGAAAGACGAAAATCAATTGTTACAGCAGCTTGATAGTTTAGATGAGCCGGCCTTTTTATTGGTCTTGGATAGTGTGACGGATCCACATAATTTAGGCGCTTGTTTGCGCACAGCGGATGCAGCGGGTGTGCATGGTGTGATCGCTCCAAAAGATAAAGCAGTGGGCTTGACTGCAACCGTTAGCAAAGTAGCGTGCGGTGCTGCTGAATCAGTGCCGTTTTATCAGGTGACGAATCTTGCCCGTACCATGAAAGAACTTCAAGAGCGTGGAATCTGGCTGTATGGCACAGCAGGAGAAGCCAGCGAATCGGTTTTTAAAACGGATTTAAAAGGTCCGATTGCCATCGTCATGGGTGCCGAAGGAAAAGGTTTACGCCGTTTGACTCGAGAAGCGTGTGATCATTTGATTAACATTCCTATGGCAGGCGATGTGAGTTCCCTGAATGTCTCTGTGGCAACCGGTGTGTGCTTATTTGAAGCCGTGCGTCAGCGTCAATCGTCGTAA
- the motA gene encoding flagellar motor stator protein MotA, with translation MLFFIGMAVVICSVIFGYLGAHGVLLALWQPYEFIIILGSGIGAHIVSNPGGVHKDVFKMLPQVITGGKANKAMHMDCLSLIYDILNKSRKEGMMSIEADVENPQSSGIFSKYPAIQQNHHLADFIADYFRLIAAGNMQAHELDALMDMEIDTRMHELSQPGSAIQKIADAMPGFGIVAAVLGIVITMGAIDGPMEEIGKHIAAALVGTFSGVLFGYGFFGPIASKMEHIAHEEIKLYESAKATIVASVNGLPPQLAVEFGRKVLFAHDRPTFSELESKVRAR, from the coding sequence ATGCTATTTTTCATTGGTATGGCCGTGGTCATTTGTAGCGTAATTTTTGGCTACCTTGGCGCGCACGGTGTATTACTTGCCCTCTGGCAACCCTATGAATTCATTATCATTTTAGGGTCTGGCATTGGGGCCCACATCGTTAGCAACCCCGGTGGTGTGCACAAAGACGTATTCAAGATGTTGCCGCAGGTAATTACTGGCGGTAAAGCTAATAAAGCCATGCATATGGATTGTCTCAGTCTCATCTACGACATTCTTAACAAGAGCCGGAAAGAAGGCATGATGTCCATCGAAGCCGATGTGGAAAATCCACAAAGCTCTGGAATTTTCTCTAAATATCCGGCCATTCAGCAAAATCATCATCTTGCCGATTTTATTGCTGACTATTTTCGTCTAATTGCCGCAGGTAACATGCAAGCTCATGAACTTGATGCCCTCATGGATATGGAAATCGATACGCGCATGCATGAACTGAGTCAACCGGGTAGTGCCATTCAAAAAATCGCTGACGCCATGCCCGGTTTTGGTATCGTTGCAGCAGTATTAGGCATCGTCATAACCATGGGAGCCATAGATGGCCCAATGGAAGAAATCGGTAAACACATTGCTGCCGCATTGGTGGGTACTTTCTCCGGTGTGCTATTTGGCTACGGTTTTTTTGGCCCCATCGCATCCAAAATGGAGCACATCGCTCACGAAGAGATCAAGCTATATGAAAGCGCTAAAGCAACCATAGTAGCATCCGTGAACGGTCTGCCACCTCAGCTAGCAGTAGAGTTTGGTCGTAAAGTGTTATTCGCCCATGACCGCCCAACATTCAGCGAGTTGGAAAGTAAAGTTCGGGCTCGCTAA